In Bacilli bacterium, the following are encoded in one genomic region:
- a CDS encoding GH1 family beta-glucosidase, which produces MASIMFPQDFLWGAATASYQIEGAWNEDGRKPSIWDTFAHTPGNVLNGDNGDQACDSYHRLDEDIQLLKELGVGAYRFSIAWPRIFPDGIGELNAKGLNYYQNLVDKLLENGIAPCCTLYHWDLPQALQDQGGWANRATIDAFVRYAETMFQAFAGKIKFWVTFNEPWCISFLSNFLGEHAPGNRDPQLALNVAHHIMIAHGKAVERFRAMRMDGQIGIVANYSWFEPYSLSAEDVAACRRSACWFMEWFCDPIFTGAYPQYMVDWFAQKGVKLDVLAGDMEQIRQPIDFLGLNYYSGNVARYKENSGLFDAEIVDVGHDKTDIDWFIYPEGLYRTLCRLREIYGDIPIYITENGACYNDEPAAGKVRDKQRIKYLREHLLQMNRAISSGVNVKGYFIWSLLDNFEWAYGYSKRFGIVHVDFATLERTKKDSYFWYKKTIANNWIDA; this is translated from the coding sequence ATGGCAAGCATTATGTTTCCGCAAGATTTCTTGTGGGGGGCGGCAACCGCATCGTACCAGATTGAGGGAGCCTGGAATGAGGACGGGCGCAAGCCGTCGATTTGGGACACGTTTGCGCATACGCCCGGCAATGTGCTGAACGGCGATAACGGTGACCAGGCATGCGACAGCTATCACCGGCTGGATGAAGATATTCAATTGCTGAAAGAACTCGGCGTTGGCGCGTACCGTTTTTCCATCGCCTGGCCGCGCATTTTTCCCGACGGCATAGGCGAGTTGAATGCGAAGGGGCTAAACTATTATCAAAATCTTGTCGACAAGCTGTTGGAAAACGGAATTGCGCCGTGCTGCACCCTTTACCATTGGGATCTTCCGCAAGCGTTGCAGGATCAGGGAGGATGGGCAAACCGCGCCACGATCGACGCGTTTGTGCGCTATGCGGAAACGATGTTCCAGGCTTTTGCCGGCAAGATCAAATTTTGGGTTACGTTTAACGAGCCGTGGTGCATTTCCTTTTTGTCCAACTTTCTTGGCGAACATGCGCCGGGCAACCGCGATCCGCAGCTGGCGCTGAATGTCGCCCACCATATCATGATCGCGCACGGCAAGGCGGTCGAACGTTTTCGCGCCATGCGCATGGACGGACAGATCGGAATCGTGGCCAATTACTCATGGTTTGAACCGTACAGCTTAAGCGCGGAAGATGTGGCAGCGTGCCGACGCAGCGCATGCTGGTTTATGGAATGGTTTTGCGATCCGATCTTTACCGGCGCCTATCCGCAATACATGGTCGATTGGTTCGCGCAAAAAGGGGTAAAGCTTGACGTATTGGCGGGCGACATGGAACAAATCCGGCAGCCGATCGATTTTTTGGGTCTCAATTACTATTCGGGAAATGTGGCGAGATATAAAGAAAACAGCGGTTTGTTCGATGCGGAAATAGTCGATGTCGGACACGACAAGACGGATATCGATTGGTTTATTTATCCCGAAGGGCTGTATCGCACCCTTTGCCGCCTGCGGGAAATTTACGGGGACATTCCGATTTATATTACGGAAAACGGCGCGTGCTACAATGACGAACCGGCCGCCGGAAAAGTGCGGGATAAACAGCGCATCAAGTATTTGCGGGAGCACCTGTTGCAAATGAATCGCGCGATTTCCTCCGGCGTTAACGTAAAGGGATATTTCATCTGGTCGCTTCTCGATAACTTCGAATGGGCGTATGGCTATAGCAAACGGTTCGGCATAGTCCACGTCGATTTTGCCACGCTTGAACGCACAAAAAAGGACAGTTATTTTTGGTACAAAAAGACGATCGCCAATAACTGGATTGACGCATAG
- a CDS encoding O-methyltransferase: MKLTAEQYIEQIFPHDADLARVTASLKANGMPEISVPPGYGRLLTMLAALAGGESALEIGALGGYSGICICRGLRENGKLISLELSPEFAETAKQNIREAGFGGMVELRVGEALASLAALANENQRFDLIFIDADKGNYPLYLEWAIRLSHPGTVIAGDNALLHGRTMDPEEDGPSVIAIREFNEKMATDPRLISAIIPAYDGMAVGVVKPF; the protein is encoded by the coding sequence TTGAAATTAACCGCAGAACAATATATCGAGCAAATTTTTCCGCATGACGCCGACTTGGCTCGTGTAACCGCCAGTCTAAAAGCGAACGGAATGCCGGAAATATCGGTTCCGCCGGGCTACGGCAGGCTATTGACGATGCTCGCCGCTTTGGCCGGGGGCGAATCGGCGCTGGAAATCGGCGCATTGGGCGGCTACAGCGGAATTTGCATATGCCGGGGCTTGCGGGAAAACGGCAAGCTAATTTCGCTGGAATTAAGCCCGGAGTTTGCGGAAACGGCCAAACAGAACATCAGGGAAGCGGGATTCGGCGGCATGGTCGAGTTGCGCGTCGGCGAGGCGCTTGCGTCTTTGGCGGCTTTGGCTAATGAAAATCAACGTTTCGATCTCATCTTTATCGATGCGGACAAAGGCAATTATCCGCTTTATCTGGAATGGGCAATCCGCTTGTCCCACCCCGGAACGGTCATTGCCGGAGACAACGCGCTGCTGCATGGCAGAACGATGGATCCGGAGGAAGACGGGCCTTCCGTCATCGCCATCCGCGAATTTAACGAAAAGATGGCGACGGATCCCCGCCTGATCAGCGCCATTATCCCCGCTTACGACGGGATGGCCGTCGGCGTGGTAAAACCATTTTAA
- a CDS encoding DUF1361 domain-containing protein, whose amino-acid sequence MQFRLLIAGSVLAMSAVLLRIVYTDRLTYLFLLWNLFLAWLPYALAVLANRLFGGEKTARKGGFLPLTLVWLFFYPNAAYMLTDLYHLVDISFWKAQITLWYDLNMLVLYALLGLFLGFFSFYPIYRIWRRFYGGASARLFFFGTHLLCGVGIYLGRFLRWNSWDVLLRPADVLAETASAIVQTPQSLGFVLFMTLILLFFNGTLFILANGKRENAD is encoded by the coding sequence ATGCAATTTCGGTTGCTAATAGCCGGCTCCGTGTTGGCAATGAGCGCCGTTTTACTGCGAATTGTCTATACGGATCGGCTTACCTATTTGTTTTTGTTATGGAATTTATTTTTGGCATGGCTGCCTTATGCGTTGGCCGTGCTGGCAAACCGGTTGTTTGGCGGCGAAAAAACGGCGCGCAAAGGCGGATTTTTGCCGCTTACGCTCGTGTGGCTGTTTTTTTATCCGAATGCGGCATATATGCTGACCGATCTTTACCATCTGGTCGATATCAGCTTTTGGAAAGCGCAAATTACTTTGTGGTATGATCTGAATATGCTGGTATTGTATGCCTTGTTGGGTTTGTTTCTTGGATTTTTTTCGTTTTATCCCATTTACCGGATATGGCGGCGGTTTTACGGGGGCGCGTCGGCAAGGCTGTTTTTTTTCGGCACCCATTTGTTATGCGGCGTCGGCATTTATCTGGGACGGTTTCTCCGCTGGAACAGTTGGGACGTGTTGCTGCGGCCGGCGGATGTGCTTGCCGAAACCGCGTCGGCTATCGTGCAAACGCCGCAATCGCTCGGCTTTGTGCTGTTTATGACGTTGATTTTGCTGTTTTTTAACGGAACACTTTTCATATTGGCGAATGGCAAAAGGGAGAATGCAGATTGA